A genome region from Nocardia sp. NBC_00565 includes the following:
- a CDS encoding GNAT family N-acetyltransferase: MKYRLLVARVTSIRVALLVEPIFSAVSTLRVDRGLRGKIVSATQNPCMPELTPDVVSAQHFTQTAQPKISAPSGLVLRPWSHDDSAVVFEAFQDPMIQRWHVRAAASTDEASSWIEAWNRAWCNAIRAHWAVADSDGRIVGRASLKHMDLPAGQAEMAYWTMPAARGLAVAPRAVEALTAWAFDGVGFHRLELTHSVHNHPSCRVADKTGFLLEGTKASAGLHLDGWHDMHLHARTK; the protein is encoded by the coding sequence GTGAAATACCGGTTGTTGGTCGCGCGGGTCACCTCGATCAGGGTGGCGTTGCTCGTAGAACCCATTTTCTCCGCGGTTTCGACTCTCCGTGTCGACCGGGGCCTACGTGGGAAAATCGTGTCGGCAACACAGAATCCCTGTATGCCTGAACTGACACCCGATGTCGTCAGCGCCCAGCATTTCACGCAGACCGCACAACCTAAGATTTCGGCTCCCAGCGGTTTGGTTTTGCGGCCGTGGTCGCATGATGACTCAGCAGTAGTGTTCGAGGCATTCCAGGACCCGATGATCCAGCGATGGCATGTCCGTGCCGCGGCATCAACCGATGAGGCGAGCAGCTGGATCGAGGCGTGGAATCGTGCATGGTGCAACGCCATCCGGGCTCACTGGGCAGTCGCAGACAGCGACGGTCGCATCGTCGGACGGGCTTCGCTCAAGCACATGGACTTGCCCGCCGGGCAGGCGGAGATGGCGTACTGGACCATGCCCGCGGCCCGCGGCTTGGCCGTTGCCCCTCGCGCCGTTGAGGCGCTGACCGCCTGGGCCTTCGACGGTGTCGGATTTCACCGACTCGAGCTGACCCACTCGGTACACAATCACCCCTCCTGCCGTGTCGCTGACAAGACCGGTTTTCTGCTGGAGGGCACGAAAGCAAGCGCCGGGCTGCACCTGGATGGATGGCACGACATGCACTTGCATGCCCGCACGAAATGA
- the purF gene encoding amidophosphoribosyltransferase — translation MDDSAPKESCGVFGLYAPGSPVSHMVYLGLFALQHRGQEAAGIAVSEGDKIWVDKDTGLVSTIFNDYRLQTLRGELAIGHTRYSTTGSGDWQNSQPVYRQVGEHQFALAHNGNLVNTEPLAAELGVPADGIGSDSDLAAELLARELHGGSGDQDELVEAFVRTLPRLSGAYSFVLLSQDAIIGVRDPHGFRPLFLGRLNDGGWALASETPALDVIDAAVVREIQPGEMVVIDGAGVKSLWPFPAEAIVPKFCSFEYVYFARPDGNLRGQNVHRVRQRMGEALARQAPVDADAVVPIPESSVPGAQGYAHESGIPYVDGFVKNRYIGRTFIAPTQQLRRNAVKIKLNPIRENIEGKRLVVVEDSIIRATTLLETMRMLRNSGVAEIHLRVLSPPYKWPCWYGMDTTDQSKLVAAQMSVEQIRTFLGADSLAYLDIDAMLTAISPEDTTGLCTACLTGDYPIPVPSHGDSANGRTDARWTLPIEAVIP, via the coding sequence GTGGACGACAGTGCACCCAAGGAATCTTGCGGCGTTTTCGGACTCTATGCCCCCGGCAGCCCCGTCTCTCACATGGTCTACCTCGGCCTTTTCGCCCTGCAGCATCGGGGGCAGGAAGCCGCTGGCATCGCGGTTAGCGAGGGCGACAAGATTTGGGTCGACAAGGACACCGGCCTGGTCTCAACCATTTTCAACGACTATCGTTTGCAGACCCTGCGGGGGGAATTGGCGATCGGCCACACCCGTTACAGCACAACAGGTTCCGGCGACTGGCAGAACTCTCAGCCGGTGTACCGGCAAGTCGGCGAACACCAGTTCGCGCTGGCCCATAACGGCAACCTCGTCAATACCGAGCCACTCGCCGCGGAACTCGGTGTCCCCGCCGATGGAATCGGCAGCGACAGCGATCTCGCGGCCGAGCTGCTGGCGCGGGAATTGCATGGTGGCAGCGGTGATCAGGACGAACTCGTCGAGGCGTTTGTCCGCACGCTCCCCCGGCTCAGCGGAGCCTATTCCTTCGTGCTCCTCAGCCAAGACGCGATCATCGGTGTGCGTGACCCGCATGGGTTTCGCCCGCTGTTCCTCGGCCGCCTCAATGATGGGGGCTGGGCACTCGCGTCGGAGACGCCGGCGCTCGATGTTATCGACGCCGCTGTCGTTCGTGAGATTCAGCCCGGCGAGATGGTTGTCATCGACGGCGCCGGTGTGAAGTCGTTGTGGCCCTTCCCTGCCGAGGCGATTGTGCCGAAGTTCTGTTCGTTCGAGTATGTCTATTTTGCTCGGCCGGATGGGAATCTGCGGGGCCAGAATGTTCATCGAGTCCGGCAGCGCATGGGCGAAGCCCTGGCACGTCAGGCTCCCGTCGATGCCGACGCCGTGGTTCCGATCCCGGAATCCAGCGTGCCCGGCGCCCAGGGATACGCGCACGAGTCGGGCATCCCTTACGTCGACGGTTTCGTCAAGAACAGATACATCGGCCGGACGTTCATCGCACCAACCCAGCAGCTTCGCCGCAACGCGGTCAAGATCAAGCTGAACCCGATTCGAGAGAACATCGAAGGCAAGCGCCTCGTCGTAGTCGAGGACTCGATCATCCGGGCCACCACGCTGCTGGAAACGATGCGCATGCTGCGCAATTCCGGTGTCGCCGAGATCCACCTGCGGGTCCTCTCACCGCCGTACAAATGGCCGTGCTGGTATGGCATGGACACCACCGACCAGTCGAAACTGGTTGCAGCGCAAATGAGCGTGGAGCAGATCAGAACCTTCCTCGGCGCGGACTCCTTGGCGTACTTGGACATCGATGCGATGCTCACCGCCATCAGCCCCGAAGACACAACCGGATTGTGCACAGCGTGCTTGACCGGCGACTACCCGATTCCCGTGCCGTCGCACGGTGACAGTGCGAACGGCCGGACCGACGCCCGATGGACTCTCCCCATCGAGGCGGTCATCCCCTAA
- a CDS encoding GrpB family protein, with the protein MIVDYDAYWPARAERLLQIVRSALLKLDNSDMFIYEHIGSTAVPGLAAKPILDLQVSMPTLPPLEAIADLLAQTGFEPAPGARADSPGVYRDIPRPDHSARAELHEKRLFRSPEQAAILHIRRVDSPFAEFVVLVRDWLRAHPDEARRYAAHKRALAAHHAADPDYDDYTRVIWGRQPVVLVAALWRCEVCEFGSPNGVSAARPTISRPADAGSRVCCTAGLAGSHIQLSRILEPRPADPRALRKWCAARPRHGGDQPYVFPGGLLSTSAM; encoded by the coding sequence ATGATCGTGGACTACGACGCGTACTGGCCAGCTCGTGCAGAGCGATTGCTACAGATCGTCCGCTCAGCTCTTCTGAAGTTGGATAACTCCGATATGTTCATTTATGAGCACATCGGTTCGACCGCCGTGCCCGGCTTGGCCGCCAAACCGATCCTGGACCTGCAGGTCAGTATGCCCACACTGCCGCCGCTGGAGGCGATCGCCGATCTGCTGGCGCAAACAGGTTTCGAACCTGCGCCCGGAGCGCGAGCGGACTCGCCAGGCGTGTACCGCGACATCCCGCGCCCAGACCACAGCGCCCGCGCCGAGCTGCACGAAAAGCGACTGTTCCGTTCACCCGAGCAGGCGGCCATCCTGCACATTCGTCGAGTAGATTCCCCGTTCGCCGAGTTCGTCGTTCTCGTTCGCGATTGGCTACGTGCGCATCCGGATGAGGCGCGCCGCTACGCCGCACACAAGCGGGCACTCGCCGCTCACCATGCAGCAGATCCCGACTACGACGACTACACCCGCGTTATCTGGGGTCGTCAACCCGTGGTCCTGGTAGCCGCGTTATGGCGGTGTGAGGTATGTGAGTTTGGTTCCCCCAACGGCGTCTCAGCAGCTCGACCGACCATCAGCAGACCCGCCGACGCTGGTTCCCGCGTCTGCTGTACGGCAGGACTGGCGGGCTCGCATATTCAACTGTCGCGAATTCTCGAACCTCGCCCGGCGGACCCGCGGGCGCTTCGGAAATGGTGTGCAGCGCGCCCACGTCACGGTGGTGACCAGCCTTACGTGTTTCCTGGCGGGCTGCTGTCCACGAGTGCGATGTAG
- the asnB gene encoding asparagine synthase (glutamine-hydrolyzing) — protein MYSGCGIAGTLVHTVAAGPVPGRADVERMTAALAHRGPDAGGFWCDDAVMFGHRRLSIVGLGDAGTQPMTRAHLTITYNGELYNFRALRRELGAEFVFESETDTEVVLRAWQRWGPAALQRFRGMFAFAIWDQRARCLTLVRDRLGIKPLYFHHGPSWFSFASEAEALLQCTGVPRRPDLDTIRHRLLCSSTLEVDPWRTALDGVRSVPPATYLAVTADGNTSSTTYWSLPETNSQAQGSTAELTELLADSVQTMLAADVPVATFLSGGLDSSAITALAARHGPLTAVTIAYAAQDPASGVPSTVNEDTRYSRTLIEHLSADVDHRIHVRPNTIILDDIDTVCDLAAVNDDVRHVSILANYRTVHDLGLRVVLNGQGADETMAGYVGRANFIANILDIRSPDEALIRRLPASRQAPGLSSDVLRHRRTADAAVLEVLHREPGTALERAHRLLVGTQVARIVQFEDFLAMRMTIEARFPFLDHPIVEWCFAAPFQRHIHPQSRQGKMLLRASMHRIIPDTVLSRPKAVFPYPAKGELHRSLVALARRHEQSLRADPLVTALFTMPPSDLATWPVDLLWLVLAMWRCGDGMSDSIPWRIDSSGRHEP, from the coding sequence ATGTACAGCGGATGTGGCATCGCGGGAACCCTCGTCCACACCGTCGCGGCCGGGCCGGTCCCGGGTCGGGCCGATGTGGAGAGGATGACCGCTGCGTTGGCTCACCGCGGCCCCGACGCCGGTGGCTTCTGGTGTGACGATGCGGTTATGTTCGGGCACCGGAGGCTCAGCATCGTGGGACTCGGCGACGCCGGCACCCAGCCGATGACCCGAGCGCACCTGACCATCACCTACAACGGCGAGCTGTACAACTTCCGGGCCCTGCGCCGGGAGCTGGGCGCGGAGTTTGTGTTCGAGTCCGAAACCGACACCGAGGTGGTGCTACGCGCCTGGCAGAGGTGGGGGCCCGCAGCACTACAGCGATTCCGCGGCATGTTCGCGTTCGCCATCTGGGACCAGCGGGCTCGCTGCCTGACGCTCGTGCGCGACCGGCTCGGCATCAAACCGCTGTACTTCCACCACGGCCCCTCCTGGTTCTCGTTCGCCTCGGAGGCCGAGGCACTGCTGCAATGTACTGGCGTTCCCCGGCGGCCCGACCTCGACACCATCCGCCACCGCCTGCTGTGCTCATCAACGCTCGAGGTCGATCCTTGGCGCACCGCACTCGACGGAGTGCGCTCGGTCCCGCCAGCGACCTACCTGGCAGTCACCGCCGACGGAAACACCAGCAGCACCACGTACTGGTCGCTGCCCGAGACGAACTCGCAGGCGCAGGGATCCACCGCTGAACTGACGGAGCTGCTGGCTGACAGCGTGCAGACGATGCTCGCTGCCGACGTGCCCGTCGCGACCTTCCTCAGCGGCGGCTTGGATTCCTCGGCGATCACCGCGCTCGCCGCCCGCCACGGCCCCCTCACTGCGGTGACCATCGCCTACGCTGCGCAAGATCCGGCCTCCGGTGTGCCGTCGACGGTGAACGAGGACACGCGATACAGCAGGACCCTGATCGAGCACCTCAGCGCTGATGTCGACCACCGGATCCACGTGCGGCCCAACACGATCATCCTCGACGACATCGACACAGTCTGCGACCTCGCGGCCGTCAACGACGATGTCCGCCACGTCAGCATCCTGGCGAACTACCGCACCGTCCACGACCTGGGCCTGCGGGTCGTGCTCAACGGCCAAGGCGCGGACGAGACCATGGCCGGCTACGTCGGCCGGGCGAACTTCATCGCCAACATCCTCGACATCAGATCCCCCGACGAAGCCCTTATCCGCCGACTACCCGCCTCCCGCCAAGCCCCCGGCCTGTCCAGCGACGTACTGCGCCACCGCCGCACCGCTGACGCCGCGGTGCTGGAGGTCCTGCACCGCGAACCAGGAACAGCCCTCGAGCGCGCACACCGTCTACTGGTGGGCACCCAAGTGGCCAGAATCGTCCAGTTCGAGGACTTCCTCGCCATGCGCATGACCATCGAGGCCCGCTTCCCATTTCTGGATCACCCGATCGTCGAATGGTGCTTCGCCGCACCATTCCAGCGCCACATCCACCCGCAATCCCGGCAAGGCAAAATGCTGCTACGTGCGAGCATGCACCGGATCATTCCGGACACCGTGCTGTCGCGGCCGAAAGCTGTCTTCCCTTACCCGGCGAAGGGCGAGTTGCACCGCAGTCTGGTGGCACTGGCTCGGCGGCACGAACAATCTCTTCGCGCCGACCCGCTCGTCACCGCCCTCTTCACCATGCCGCCAAGTGATCTCGCGACGTGGCCAGTGGACTTGCTCTGGCTCGTCTTGGCGATGTGGCGATGTGGCGATGGAATGAGCGACTCAATTCCGTGGCGCATCGACAGTTCCGGTCGACATGAACCCTAG
- a CDS encoding phosphoribosylaminoimidazolecarboxamide formyltransferase, protein MELRYGTNPHQDMAHTSPVTPGEWPVRVLHGEPSFINMLDALNAWQLVREASQTLDSPAAASFKHVSPAGAAVAGSVDEVTAELYGIAGDQVGPVTSAYLRARDADPKSSYGDFAAVSHPVDRELADLLTGVVCDGIIAPGYEPGTVERLSRKKNGRFLVMEADATFTPPALEERQVFGLRLIEARDNARLSAALFDQTVSGTLPAAAVSDLLLGLAILRYTQSNSVCYVRDGMALGIGAGQQSRVDCTRLAGAKVDTWWLRRHPVVRALAFGPGIRRQDRINWQIRFIEGDLTPDETSRVAEVLEGPAEELTADQRADWSTHLTGVAFASDGALPFRDNVDHAHRHGVEYIAEPGGSIRSDEVAAACREHRITLARTGLRLFHH, encoded by the coding sequence GTGGAACTGCGCTATGGAACCAACCCGCACCAGGATATGGCACACACCTCGCCGGTGACGCCCGGCGAATGGCCGGTACGGGTGCTGCACGGAGAGCCGTCCTTCATCAACATGCTGGACGCGCTCAACGCATGGCAGCTCGTGCGCGAGGCCAGCCAGACACTCGACAGCCCGGCGGCCGCCTCTTTCAAACACGTCTCACCCGCAGGGGCGGCCGTGGCCGGATCTGTCGACGAGGTCACCGCCGAGCTCTACGGCATAGCCGGTGACCAGGTCGGACCTGTGACCAGCGCCTATCTGCGTGCTCGGGACGCCGACCCGAAGTCCTCCTATGGCGACTTCGCGGCCGTTTCACACCCGGTCGACCGAGAGCTGGCCGACTTGCTGACCGGTGTGGTGTGCGACGGCATCATCGCCCCCGGCTACGAGCCGGGCACCGTGGAGCGACTCAGCAGGAAGAAGAACGGGCGTTTTCTGGTCATGGAGGCCGACGCGACCTTCACACCGCCTGCACTGGAAGAGAGGCAGGTCTTCGGCCTGCGACTGATCGAAGCACGCGACAATGCACGGCTCTCCGCCGCCCTGTTCGACCAAACGGTGAGTGGTACTTTGCCCGCCGCCGCGGTGTCGGACCTGCTGCTGGGGCTGGCGATTCTGCGCTATACCCAATCGAATTCGGTGTGCTACGTCCGTGACGGAATGGCACTGGGGATCGGCGCGGGTCAGCAATCCCGGGTGGACTGCACACGGCTGGCCGGCGCCAAGGTCGATACCTGGTGGTTGCGCCGCCACCCGGTCGTTCGCGCGCTCGCCTTCGGTCCCGGCATCCGCCGCCAGGACAGGATCAACTGGCAGATCCGCTTCATCGAGGGCGACCTCACCCCGGACGAGACCAGCCGCGTCGCCGAGGTACTGGAGGGACCCGCCGAGGAACTGACAGCCGACCAGCGCGCCGACTGGAGCACACACCTCACCGGTGTCGCCTTCGCCTCCGACGGCGCGCTGCCGTTCCGCGACAATGTCGACCACGCCCACCGCCACGGCGTCGAGTACATCGCCGAGCCGGGCGGATCCATCAGGTCCGACGAAGTCGCGGCTGCCTGCCGCGAGCATCGAATCACGCTGGCCCGAACCGGACTCCGACTGTTCCACCACTGA
- the guaB gene encoding IMP dehydrogenase, protein MNTRVEVALSDLPIGLTFDDVLLVPADSDVIPSGVNTTTRVSRNVVLSVPIVSAAMDTVTEARMAIAMARHGGLGVLHRNLPVEAQAGQVEIVKRSEAGMVIDPVTCTPDATLQHVDDLCARFRISGVPVVDDTGLLVGIITNRDMRFERDMSRPVAEVMTKTPLITAPVGVTPDDALAIMRANKVEKLPIVDAEGKLAGLRTVKDFVKSDNYPLAVRDDQGRLLVGAAIGVGEDGYNRAMALADASIDVIMVDTAHGHHRDVLDMVTRIKKDLGDRVDVVGGNVATRAGAQALVDAGADGVKVGVGPGSICTTRVVAGVGVPQITAIAEAYAACGPAGVPVIADGGIQYSGDIAKAIAAGASSVMLGSLLAGTAESTGDIVLVGNKQYKVYRGMGSLAAMRGRGEGGKSYSKDRYFQDDVLAEERLVPQGIEGRTPFRGPLPDVLHQLVGGLRAGMGFAGTRTIPELQQAQLMRITAAGMRESHPHDVSITADAPNYSSRP, encoded by the coding sequence ATGAATACCCGCGTCGAGGTAGCACTGTCCGACCTGCCGATCGGCTTGACATTCGATGATGTGCTGCTCGTTCCAGCCGATTCCGATGTGATCCCGAGCGGGGTCAACACCACGACCCGGGTTTCACGCAATGTTGTGCTGAGTGTGCCGATCGTGTCTGCGGCGATGGACACCGTCACCGAAGCCCGCATGGCGATAGCGATGGCCCGCCACGGTGGTCTCGGTGTCCTGCACCGCAACCTGCCCGTCGAGGCACAGGCCGGACAGGTTGAGATCGTGAAACGCTCCGAGGCGGGAATGGTCATCGATCCCGTCACATGCACACCGGATGCAACCCTGCAGCACGTCGATGACCTGTGCGCGAGGTTCCGGATCTCAGGTGTGCCCGTGGTCGACGACACCGGACTCCTCGTCGGAATCATCACCAACCGCGATATGCGGTTCGAACGCGACATGTCGAGGCCCGTCGCTGAAGTCATGACCAAAACCCCGCTGATCACCGCCCCTGTCGGAGTGACCCCCGACGACGCGCTGGCCATCATGCGCGCCAACAAGGTCGAGAAACTGCCGATCGTCGACGCAGAGGGAAAACTGGCCGGGCTGCGGACGGTCAAGGACTTCGTCAAGTCGGACAACTACCCACTGGCGGTGCGTGATGATCAGGGCCGTCTATTGGTCGGCGCCGCGATCGGTGTGGGCGAGGATGGCTACAACCGGGCCATGGCATTGGCTGACGCATCGATCGACGTGATCATGGTCGACACCGCGCACGGGCATCACCGCGATGTCCTCGACATGGTTACCCGAATCAAGAAAGACCTTGGTGACAGGGTCGATGTCGTCGGCGGGAACGTCGCCACACGTGCGGGAGCCCAAGCGCTGGTCGACGCGGGCGCTGACGGTGTCAAGGTAGGTGTTGGACCGGGCTCGATCTGCACCACACGCGTGGTGGCCGGTGTCGGAGTTCCACAGATCACCGCCATCGCCGAGGCATACGCCGCATGCGGCCCAGCAGGAGTCCCCGTCATCGCCGACGGCGGCATCCAATACTCCGGCGACATCGCGAAAGCGATTGCCGCAGGAGCCAGTTCGGTCATGCTGGGAAGCCTGCTCGCAGGCACAGCCGAATCGACCGGCGACATTGTGCTGGTCGGCAACAAGCAGTACAAGGTCTATCGCGGAATGGGCTCTCTGGCGGCAATGCGCGGACGCGGCGAGGGAGGCAAGTCCTACTCGAAAGACCGCTACTTCCAGGACGACGTACTCGCAGAGGAACGACTCGTCCCCCAGGGAATCGAGGGACGCACCCCATTCCGCGGGCCCCTGCCGGATGTTTTGCACCAACTGGTCGGCGGCCTGCGCGCCGGTATGGGATTCGCTGGCACACGCACAATCCCGGAACTGCAGCAGGCCCAACTGATGCGGATTACTGCAGCGGGCATGCGCGAAAGCCACCCGCATGACGTCTCCATCACCGCAGATGCCCCCAACTATTCATCGCGGCCGTAG